In the genome of Nitrospira japonica, one region contains:
- a CDS encoding tetratricopeptide repeat protein, with protein MVKPFYSLHLPWLLCCLLTSCVFDDSSPDRSSPTLPYEESTISIPEIRKAAEQGNPDAQNRLGMLYSEGRGVPQDYIQAKQWFDKAAEKGHPGAQVNLGTLYFQGNGAPESEQMALSWFRRAAAQGDALAFAKLGLMYEQGRGVPQDFIQAHMWYNLSAAHGEKRAIERRDALTKQMTPAQVAEAQRLAREWTPKQK; from the coding sequence ATGGTTAAACCATTCTATTCGCTTCACCTGCCGTGGCTGCTGTGCTGTCTGCTGACGTCCTGCGTCTTTGACGATTCGTCGCCCGACCGTTCCAGCCCCACTCTTCCTTATGAAGAGTCCACGATTTCCATTCCCGAAATCCGCAAGGCGGCCGAACAGGGTAATCCCGACGCCCAGAACCGGTTGGGCATGCTCTACAGCGAAGGCCGCGGGGTGCCTCAGGATTACATCCAGGCGAAGCAATGGTTCGACAAAGCGGCTGAGAAAGGACATCCCGGGGCCCAGGTCAATCTCGGCACCTTGTACTTCCAGGGAAACGGGGCGCCCGAAAGCGAACAGATGGCCCTCTCCTGGTTCCGCCGGGCGGCGGCGCAGGGAGACGCGCTGGCCTTTGCCAAGCTCGGCTTGATGTATGAGCAGGGCCGTGGCGTTCCCCAGGACTTCATTCAGGCGCACATGTGGTACAACCTGTCGGCGGCGCATGGGGAGAAGAGGGCGATCGAGCGCCGGGACGCGCTCACCAAACAGATGACCCCCGCCCAGGTCGCCGAAGCGCAGCGGCTGGCTCGGGAGTGGACACCAAAGCAGAAGTAG
- a CDS encoding nucleotidyltransferase family protein, with the protein MSETTSCDDAGEVVGLIPAAGLATRLQPLPCSKELLPIECVRDERSGLARPKVASEYLLDKFRAAGIAKAFWVIRSGKWDIPNYFRDGASMGMSMAYVVISDSLGPPDTIDRAYPLVSRYRIAFGFPDILFGPSDVYARLIQRQERTGAAVVLGLHRIAEVRTWDMVETDEDGLVRRIEMKPASTMLSYGWGCAVWTGVFTEFLHRFLRSPETTRDFSRLTSKANDPGGDVAMGVVLQAALTAGIPVQSVHLPGESPLDIGTPENLAKAMREGGRG; encoded by the coding sequence ATGAGTGAAACGACATCATGCGATGATGCCGGCGAAGTCGTTGGCCTGATTCCGGCGGCCGGCCTGGCCACGCGGCTTCAGCCGTTGCCCTGCAGCAAGGAACTCTTGCCGATCGAGTGTGTCCGGGACGAGCGAAGCGGTCTGGCGAGACCGAAGGTCGCCTCCGAGTATTTGCTCGACAAGTTCCGAGCCGCGGGGATTGCCAAAGCTTTTTGGGTGATCCGCTCGGGCAAGTGGGATATCCCGAACTATTTTCGCGACGGGGCTTCCATGGGAATGTCCATGGCCTACGTGGTCATTTCCGACTCGCTCGGCCCGCCGGACACGATCGATCGAGCCTATCCACTCGTGTCCCGCTACCGGATCGCATTCGGATTTCCCGACATCCTGTTCGGCCCCTCCGATGTCTACGCCAGGCTGATCCAGCGGCAAGAGCGGACCGGTGCGGCCGTCGTTCTGGGCCTGCATCGTATTGCGGAGGTGCGGACCTGGGACATGGTGGAAACGGACGAGGACGGTCTGGTCCGCCGCATCGAGATGAAGCCGGCCTCCACCATGCTGTCGTATGGGTGGGGATGTGCCGTATGGACGGGAGTCTTCACGGAATTCCTTCATCGGTTCCTGCGGTCCCCCGAGACCACACGCGATTTCTCCCGCTTGACCAGCAAGGCAAACGATCCGGGCGGCGACGTGGCGATGGGAGTCGTGTTGCAGGCTGCGTTGACGGCGGGTATCCCGGTGCAGTCCGTGCACCTGCCGGGCGAGAGTCCCTTGGATATCGGCACGCCCGAGAATCTGGCGAAGGCCATGCGCGAAGGCGGGCGGGGATAG
- a CDS encoding class I SAM-dependent methyltransferase gives MIGDSLQRALNAHLEFWKLRRFDSDEAYFHWQRQTLSADDLSILHRQIEQKRQGTGAAEIAFYDATAEPRILPVLYSQRYEYYLTVGALTAERIGRAASVLDFGCGPGILTTFYARRFPHVSFLGVDRSTTSVRRAEEQAATLGLRNVRFECLDIVERRPSVTVDLVVATHALVQAEQDPGLPSLDWRTFERDRDAAVQREFEERTGIGPRLDGLCSLLAADGRMVALEKTRQLSRRVPFQRALAARGLVQTEPSRPVRYNLVEEVAEDGPFYTMRKNGDATVEWNETPEPDEGSPFSPSAGPPAAGSDAPLYENHHPSAQSVWQRLSGRIVIREQTRSEADGRQLHAEYGQFDEGRYVYCANTFDRRQLVIVEPARAAMLEAYYQEIVGG, from the coding sequence ATGATCGGTGACTCGCTGCAACGAGCGCTCAACGCGCACTTGGAGTTTTGGAAGCTTCGGCGGTTCGACTCCGACGAGGCCTATTTCCACTGGCAGCGGCAAACTCTTTCCGCCGACGACCTCTCGATCCTTCACCGCCAAATTGAGCAAAAGCGGCAGGGGACCGGCGCCGCCGAAATCGCCTTTTACGACGCGACGGCCGAACCTCGAATTCTTCCGGTCCTGTACAGCCAGCGGTATGAGTACTACTTGACGGTCGGAGCGTTGACCGCGGAGCGGATCGGTCGCGCGGCATCGGTCCTCGACTTCGGTTGCGGCCCCGGTATTTTGACGACGTTCTACGCCAGACGGTTTCCTCACGTTTCATTCCTCGGGGTTGATCGGTCGACGACATCGGTACGTCGGGCCGAAGAGCAGGCGGCGACGCTCGGCCTGCGGAACGTTCGATTCGAGTGCCTCGACATCGTGGAGCGACGCCCGTCGGTGACGGTTGATCTGGTAGTAGCGACCCATGCGTTGGTGCAGGCGGAGCAGGATCCCGGCCTGCCGAGTCTCGATTGGAGGACGTTCGAACGGGATCGGGATGCCGCCGTTCAGCGGGAATTCGAGGAGCGGACGGGGATCGGTCCCCGGCTCGACGGACTCTGCTCGCTTCTGGCCGCGGATGGGCGCATGGTCGCACTTGAAAAGACGCGCCAGCTGTCGCGGCGTGTCCCGTTTCAACGGGCCCTGGCGGCGCGCGGGTTGGTTCAAACCGAACCGTCTCGCCCCGTCCGCTATAACCTCGTGGAGGAGGTTGCCGAGGACGGGCCGTTCTACACGATGCGGAAAAACGGAGATGCCACGGTGGAGTGGAACGAAACGCCGGAGCCTGACGAGGGGTCTCCGTTCAGTCCGTCAGCCGGTCCCCCGGCAGCCGGTTCTGACGCGCCGCTCTATGAAAATCACCATCCGTCGGCGCAATCGGTTTGGCAGAGGTTGAGTGGTCGTATCGTCATCAGGGAACAGACCCGCTCCGAAGCAGACGGACGGCAACTGCATGCGGAGTACGGGCAGTTCGACGAGGGTCGGTATGTGTATTGTGCCAACACGTTCGACCGGCGCCAACTGGTGATCGTCGAACCGGCGCGCGCCGCGATGCTGGAAGCCTACTATCAAGAAATCGTCGGCGGATGA
- a CDS encoding glutamate-5-semialdehyde dehydrogenase → MPEVPVKIYVDKLLKEIRKMAPPVALLPGPVKDKAIRAMADRIEADAEAILAANDRDVDALGKSFEGESNKDPLKAAVARVRIQADDIKEMAERLRTIADSADPVGAVTAKWERPDGLQVSRVRVPIGVIGVISERKPLVTVESIALCLKAGNPCIFRGAPEWALTHEVIGKGLKEAAQGEGVPAGAWVLVERQEKEVAVELIRAGKHLDAIIPRGGPGLRKAVLDGARMPVLCHDGGLNHLYVDADTDIPMAQNIAINSKAQLAGASNALDTLLVQQVVARQFLAALINRLLDEFKIEVRGCPKTIALMGQMAMSGHTSIKPAAEEDWTTQFERRLLAVKMVTGLDEALQHIAQHGPVLTAVIATTNYASAMRFTREVDAASVMVNASSRLNAGDGFGLGADIGLSTSRLHAKGPVGLEQLTCEKYVTFGSGQLRLPHPVPEAYFDAIMLKRP, encoded by the coding sequence ATGCCTGAAGTTCCAGTGAAGATATATGTCGATAAACTCTTGAAAGAAATTAGAAAAATGGCTCCACCCGTCGCGTTGTTGCCTGGACCGGTCAAAGACAAGGCTATTCGAGCCATGGCCGACCGCATCGAAGCGGATGCCGAAGCAATCCTCGCCGCCAACGATCGGGACGTCGATGCGTTGGGCAAGTCGTTCGAAGGCGAATCGAACAAGGATCCTCTCAAGGCAGCGGTCGCGAGAGTGCGCATTCAGGCCGACGATATCAAGGAGATGGCGGAGCGTCTTCGGACCATTGCGGACTCGGCCGATCCGGTCGGCGCGGTGACCGCCAAATGGGAACGGCCGGACGGGCTACAGGTCTCGCGCGTGCGTGTGCCCATCGGGGTGATCGGCGTGATTTCGGAACGAAAGCCGTTGGTCACCGTCGAATCCATCGCGCTCTGTCTCAAAGCGGGCAATCCCTGCATTTTCCGCGGCGCACCGGAATGGGCGCTGACGCACGAGGTCATCGGCAAAGGACTCAAGGAAGCCGCGCAGGGGGAAGGCGTGCCGGCGGGCGCTTGGGTGCTGGTGGAGCGTCAGGAGAAAGAGGTGGCGGTCGAACTGATTCGGGCGGGCAAACATCTCGACGCGATCATCCCGCGAGGCGGTCCGGGCTTGCGCAAGGCGGTGCTCGATGGAGCCAGGATGCCGGTACTCTGTCACGACGGAGGCTTGAATCATCTCTACGTCGATGCCGACACCGATATTCCCATGGCGCAGAACATCGCCATCAACTCCAAAGCACAGCTGGCCGGCGCGTCGAACGCGCTCGACACGCTGCTGGTCCAGCAGGTGGTGGCCCGGCAGTTTTTGGCGGCGCTCATCAACCGGCTCCTCGATGAATTCAAGATCGAAGTGCGCGGGTGTCCGAAGACCATCGCATTGATGGGACAGATGGCCATGAGCGGCCACACTTCCATCAAGCCGGCCGCGGAGGAAGACTGGACGACGCAGTTCGAACGACGCCTGTTGGCCGTCAAGATGGTGACCGGCCTGGACGAGGCCCTGCAACACATCGCCCAGCACGGACCGGTGCTGACCGCCGTCATCGCCACCACCAATTACGCGTCCGCCATGCGATTTACGCGCGAGGTCGATGCCGCTTCGGTCATGGTCAATGCGTCGTCTCGGCTGAACGCAGGCGACGGGTTCGGGCTCGGTGCGGACATCGGTCTCAGCACGTCGCGCCTTCATGCGAAGGGACCGGTCGGACTCGAGCAACTGACCTGCGAGAAGTACGTGACGTTCGGCAGCGGCCAGTTGCGTCTGCCGCACCCGGTTCCGGAAGCCTATTTTGACGCCATCATGCTGAAGCGACCATGA
- a CDS encoding NTP/NDP exchange transporter, whose product MTHLRSTIQAVTGAESEEIVPVAWSFFYFFCLLCGYYILRPVRDEMAIEGGVQHLPWMMTATFVTLLVVTPLFGYLSSHVPRNRLLLSVYTFFGANLIGFFLLMISHTTPSWVARMFFVWLSVFNLFVVSVFWSFMADLFTPSQGARLFAVIAAGGSTGAMCGPVLAATVTYLAPIPWLMLVSAGFLAGCGFCIYRLHEWASARPGVQGVQSGHPLGGGMWEGVRLAVSSPYLLGICLYLFCLTTTATFLYLEQTRLVSEQIPSPEGRTRLFATIDLAVNVITFLTQLFVTGQVIGRLGLAAALVALPLASAAGFALIGAAPVLVFYALFTVVRRVGEYAVSKPAREVLFTVVTREEKYKAKNFIDTAVSRGGDAVTGWVVNAVKALGVSAAQISWILVPIACCWAWLGWSLARQEDRRRRAGTAASEATG is encoded by the coding sequence GTGACGCATCTGCGCTCGACCATTCAAGCCGTAACCGGGGCGGAATCCGAGGAGATCGTGCCGGTGGCATGGTCGTTCTTCTACTTTTTCTGCCTGCTGTGCGGGTACTACATTCTTCGTCCGGTGCGGGACGAGATGGCGATCGAAGGCGGTGTCCAGCATCTTCCCTGGATGATGACTGCCACGTTTGTCACGCTGCTGGTCGTGACGCCGTTGTTCGGCTATCTCTCCTCCCATGTGCCACGCAATCGCCTGCTGCTGAGCGTCTATACGTTTTTCGGGGCCAATCTCATCGGCTTTTTTCTGCTCATGATCAGCCACACGACGCCCTCGTGGGTCGCGCGCATGTTCTTCGTCTGGCTGTCCGTCTTCAACCTGTTCGTCGTCTCGGTATTTTGGAGCTTCATGGCCGACCTCTTTACGCCTTCTCAAGGAGCCAGGTTGTTCGCGGTGATCGCCGCCGGAGGCAGTACGGGCGCCATGTGCGGGCCGGTCTTGGCCGCGACCGTCACCTATCTGGCGCCCATCCCGTGGCTGATGCTGGTGTCGGCGGGATTTCTCGCCGGCTGCGGGTTCTGTATCTACCGCCTGCACGAATGGGCGTCGGCCCGACCGGGAGTCCAGGGCGTTCAGTCTGGCCACCCGCTCGGAGGCGGCATGTGGGAGGGAGTTCGACTGGCCGTCTCCTCGCCGTATTTGCTGGGGATCTGTCTCTATCTGTTTTGCCTCACCACGACGGCGACGTTTCTCTATCTGGAGCAAACGCGGCTGGTCAGCGAGCAGATTCCCTCTCCGGAGGGCCGTACCAGACTCTTCGCCACGATCGATCTTGCCGTCAATGTCATCACGTTCCTGACGCAGCTGTTCGTCACCGGCCAGGTGATCGGCCGGCTTGGATTGGCGGCGGCGCTTGTCGCCCTGCCTCTCGCCAGCGCCGCAGGGTTTGCCCTGATCGGGGCGGCTCCCGTGCTGGTGTTCTACGCGCTGTTTACGGTCGTTCGGCGTGTGGGGGAATATGCCGTCTCCAAGCCGGCCCGTGAGGTGCTTTTCACGGTCGTCACCCGCGAGGAGAAATACAAAGCGAAAAACTTCATCGATACGGCGGTCTCGCGTGGAGGCGATGCCGTGACCGGGTGGGTCGTCAATGCCGTGAAGGCTCTCGGGGTGTCGGCTGCGCAGATTTCGTGGATACTGGTTCCAATCGCCTGCTGCTGGGCCTGGTTGGGATGGTCGCTTGCACGACAGGAAGATCGAAGACGACGGGCCGGAACGGCCGCCTCCGAAGCGACGGGGTGA
- the ltaE gene encoding low-specificity L-threonine aldolase, with protein MTLIDLRSDTVTKPTTAMRKAMAQADVGDDVYGEDPTVNKLQDAVAALLGKKAALFVPSGTMANQLAIRVHTQPGQEVIAESKAHIVRYEQGAAAALSGVQLHCIPGDRGLVGADLVEAAIRPSDPHTVRTALICLENTHNGGGGTIYPLSTIERIRAVAVDRRIPMHLDGARLFNAVTATTLPAASYAQHFETVSLCLSKGLGAPAGSLLASNDLALIERARRFRRMYGGAMRQAGVLAAAGLYALEHHVARLKTDHDNAKRLARRLQHIPAITISPQHVETNIIVFDVPGHRLAPAALVAALKQEGVLINAVGGTSFRAVTHLDVSTEAIDQAADVFARVLR; from the coding sequence ATGACGTTGATCGACCTTCGCAGCGACACGGTGACCAAACCGACCACGGCGATGCGGAAAGCCATGGCACAGGCCGACGTCGGCGACGACGTCTATGGAGAGGATCCGACCGTCAACAAGCTTCAGGATGCCGTCGCGGCCCTACTCGGGAAAAAGGCCGCCCTCTTCGTCCCCTCCGGCACCATGGCCAATCAGTTGGCCATCCGCGTGCACACGCAGCCGGGGCAGGAAGTCATCGCGGAAAGCAAGGCCCACATCGTCCGGTATGAGCAGGGAGCGGCCGCCGCCCTCTCGGGCGTGCAACTGCACTGCATCCCCGGAGACCGCGGGCTCGTGGGCGCCGATCTCGTCGAAGCCGCGATCCGGCCGAGCGATCCCCACACCGTTCGAACCGCGCTGATCTGCCTCGAAAACACACACAACGGCGGCGGCGGCACGATCTATCCCCTCTCGACAATCGAACGGATCAGAGCCGTCGCCGTAGACCGCCGGATCCCGATGCATCTGGACGGTGCGAGGTTGTTCAATGCGGTGACGGCAACCACGCTGCCGGCCGCATCCTATGCCCAGCATTTCGAAACCGTTTCACTCTGCCTGTCGAAGGGATTGGGCGCGCCGGCCGGCTCGCTCCTTGCGAGCAACGACCTCGCGCTCATCGAGCGGGCCCGCCGGTTCAGGAGAATGTACGGAGGCGCCATGCGCCAAGCCGGCGTGCTCGCCGCCGCCGGACTCTATGCGTTGGAACATCACGTCGCGCGTCTGAAGACGGACCATGACAATGCCAAACGCCTCGCCAGGCGGCTTCAGCACATTCCCGCCATCACGATCAGTCCGCAGCACGTCGAGACGAACATCATCGTCTTCGACGTCCCGGGCCATCGCCTCGCGCCCGCCGCGCTCGTCGCGGCCCTCAAGCAGGAAGGCGTGCTGATCAACGCGGTCGGCGGAACGAGTTTCCGCGCCGTGACCCATCTGGACGTCTCGACGGAGGCGATCGATCAAGCCGCCGACGTCTTCGCACGCGTACTCAGGTGA
- a CDS encoding lyase family protein — protein MDTDPTKTLPSREELQAELLDVPEPPEQPEPVDEPGFEELVQLALRHAKGRRGGDLVSVILIGSGARRSVTAHSDIDLIALVKGQADAHEIVRVAARLADIRYYGHRDLEDELAYSPRLPPLLRKSRILFDHDAIGAKLIDRANQRFRQGPAPSSVNEQIRLKAQCLHWLGKAQDLADKPATANYLMMMFFDEYSNAFFRLKGLWLTPPADLLRFISSRDQSLGELVGKFLTAGTLPERLNIGRDLADLLFREVPNPARID, from the coding sequence ATGGACACCGACCCAACCAAGACACTGCCGAGCCGTGAAGAGCTGCAGGCCGAACTCCTGGACGTTCCCGAACCGCCCGAGCAGCCGGAGCCGGTCGATGAACCGGGATTCGAAGAACTCGTACAACTGGCGCTGCGCCATGCGAAGGGACGCAGAGGGGGCGATCTCGTCAGCGTCATCCTCATCGGTTCCGGGGCCCGGCGCTCCGTCACGGCGCACAGCGATATCGACCTGATCGCGTTGGTCAAGGGTCAGGCCGATGCGCACGAGATCGTGCGGGTCGCGGCCCGGCTGGCGGACATCCGCTATTATGGACATCGGGATCTGGAAGACGAACTCGCCTATTCGCCCCGCCTGCCCCCGCTTCTGCGCAAGAGCCGGATCTTGTTCGACCATGACGCGATCGGCGCCAAACTGATCGATCGGGCCAACCAGCGGTTCCGCCAGGGACCGGCTCCCTCCAGCGTCAACGAACAAATTCGCCTGAAGGCGCAGTGCCTGCACTGGCTCGGCAAAGCCCAGGATCTGGCGGACAAGCCCGCCACGGCCAATTATCTGATGATGATGTTCTTCGACGAATACTCGAATGCGTTCTTTCGTCTGAAGGGCCTGTGGTTGACTCCCCCGGCCGATCTGCTGCGCTTCATCTCGTCCCGCGATCAATCCCTGGGTGAATTGGTCGGCAAGTTTCTTACCGCGGGCACCCTTCCGGAGCGACTGAATATCGGGCGTGACTTGGCGGATCTGCTGTTCCGGGAGGTGCCGAACCCCGCCAGAATCGACTGA
- the gnd gene encoding phosphogluconate dehydrogenase (NAD(+)-dependent, decarboxylating) produces MELGFIGLGKMGMNMVTRLRRDQHRVVVYDRSADLVSQATTHGCIPASSLADLTAQLNAPRAVWCMVPAGAPTEETIRALGTLLKSGDTIIDGGNTNFHDDVRRADELKGKGIAYLDAGTSGGVWGLEAGYCLMVGGDKAAVERLAPVFTTLTPENGWAHMGAVGSGHYVKMVHNGIEYSMMQGYAEGFELMSKSDYRLDLPRIADLWMQGSVVRSWLLELAAGALKENPKLDHLKGFVQDSGEGRWMIADAIEKGVPVPTLASALFTRFRSRQDDSFAEKMLAALRNAFGGHAVKR; encoded by the coding sequence ATGGAGCTGGGATTCATCGGGCTCGGGAAGATGGGCATGAACATGGTGACCCGTCTGCGCCGCGATCAACACCGCGTGGTGGTCTACGATCGTTCGGCCGACCTGGTCAGCCAGGCCACGACGCACGGCTGCATCCCCGCCTCCTCGCTCGCCGACCTCACCGCACAATTGAATGCGCCGAGAGCCGTCTGGTGCATGGTGCCGGCCGGAGCGCCGACCGAAGAGACGATTCGGGCGCTCGGAACCCTGCTGAAATCCGGCGACACGATCATTGACGGAGGCAACACGAACTTCCATGACGACGTCCGCCGGGCCGACGAGCTCAAGGGCAAAGGCATCGCCTACCTCGACGCGGGAACCAGCGGCGGCGTCTGGGGCCTCGAGGCGGGATATTGCCTGATGGTGGGAGGAGACAAGGCGGCGGTGGAGCGCCTCGCGCCCGTCTTCACGACCCTGACTCCCGAAAACGGATGGGCTCACATGGGCGCCGTGGGATCCGGACATTACGTCAAGATGGTGCATAACGGTATCGAGTACAGCATGATGCAGGGATATGCCGAGGGGTTCGAATTGATGTCGAAGAGCGACTATCGCCTCGATTTGCCCCGCATCGCCGACTTGTGGATGCAAGGGAGCGTCGTCCGGTCCTGGTTGTTGGAATTGGCCGCCGGCGCCCTCAAGGAAAATCCCAAGCTGGATCATCTCAAGGGCTTCGTGCAGGACTCGGGGGAAGGGCGCTGGATGATCGCGGATGCCATCGAAAAGGGAGTGCCGGTTCCGACGCTGGCCTCCGCCCTCTTCACCCGGTTCCGCTCCCGTCAGGACGATTCATTCGCGGAAAAGATGCTGGCGGCTCTGCGCAACGCATTCGGCGGACACGCGGTCAAACGGTAA
- the zwf gene encoding glucose-6-phosphate dehydrogenase, whose product MSPVVKKLDAKPAPESPSPTEPCTLVIFGGSGDLARRRLIPALYNLLLDGLLPEKFAVLGLGRRRMSDEEYRSSLREGVEKFSRQALDEAKWASFAEHLFYLAGENDAPDTFTALRRRAEELERTFDLPGNRIFYLSIPPSSFTAVCEGLAQAGLATPLSKAPPYSRIIVEKPVGRDLNSAKEINAVTGRVFDESQIFRIDHYLGKETVQNLMVVRFANSIFEPVWNHKYIDHVQITVSEAEGVGTRASYYEEAGALRDMVQNHILQLLCLVAMEPPYSLDPDVVRNAKMEVLRCLRPIVGDDLKRCTVRAQYAAGTIQGRAVPDYRREKGVNPNSTTETYVALKCFVENWRWSGVPFYLRTGKALPSRASEVAVQFKEIPRILFNADVQQPQPPNVLTLRIQPEEGLSLRIVSRVPGTREQTVPVEMEFRYGEVFGQASPEAYERLLLDVMTGDASRFMRRDAVEASWAWITTILEGWQQQGSRRLPEYRPGTWGPAEADRLIEEDGRLWRTL is encoded by the coding sequence ATGTCTCCTGTCGTCAAGAAACTCGACGCCAAGCCGGCTCCGGAAAGCCCGTCGCCTACCGAACCCTGTACGCTGGTGATCTTCGGCGGATCGGGAGACCTGGCCCGGCGCCGACTGATTCCGGCTCTGTATAATTTGCTCCTGGACGGACTGCTCCCCGAGAAGTTTGCGGTGCTGGGGCTCGGACGCCGGAGGATGTCGGATGAGGAATACCGATCGTCGCTGCGGGAAGGCGTCGAGAAATTTTCACGCCAGGCGCTCGACGAAGCGAAGTGGGCATCCTTCGCCGAACATCTCTTCTACCTGGCCGGAGAGAACGACGCTCCCGACACCTTCACCGCGTTGAGACGGCGCGCCGAAGAACTGGAGCGGACCTTCGACCTGCCGGGCAACCGTATTTTCTATCTGAGCATTCCACCCAGCTCGTTCACGGCCGTCTGCGAAGGGCTCGCCCAGGCCGGACTCGCCACTCCTCTGTCCAAGGCCCCGCCCTACTCGCGCATTATCGTGGAGAAGCCGGTGGGCCGGGACCTGAACTCGGCCAAAGAGATCAATGCCGTGACCGGCCGCGTGTTCGACGAATCCCAAATCTTCCGAATCGACCACTATCTCGGCAAAGAGACCGTACAGAATCTCATGGTCGTCCGGTTCGCCAACAGCATCTTCGAGCCGGTGTGGAACCACAAATATATCGACCACGTACAGATCACGGTCAGCGAGGCGGAGGGAGTCGGTACCCGCGCCTCCTATTATGAAGAAGCCGGGGCCCTGCGCGACATGGTGCAGAACCACATTCTGCAGCTCCTCTGCCTGGTCGCGATGGAGCCGCCCTACTCGCTCGATCCGGACGTCGTCCGCAACGCCAAGATGGAAGTGCTCCGATGTCTGCGCCCCATCGTCGGCGACGATCTCAAGCGCTGCACGGTCCGCGCGCAGTATGCGGCGGGCACGATTCAGGGCCGGGCGGTTCCAGACTATCGCCGCGAGAAGGGGGTGAACCCGAACAGTACGACGGAAACCTACGTCGCGCTCAAATGTTTCGTCGAAAACTGGCGTTGGTCGGGCGTGCCGTTCTATCTGCGGACCGGCAAGGCGCTGCCGTCGAGGGCCAGCGAGGTCGCCGTCCAATTCAAGGAAATCCCGCGGATCTTGTTCAACGCCGACGTGCAGCAACCGCAGCCGCCGAACGTATTGACGCTCCGGATCCAGCCCGAAGAAGGCTTGTCGCTCCGGATCGTGTCGCGGGTGCCCGGCACGAGAGAGCAGACCGTGCCGGTGGAAATGGAATTTCGCTACGGTGAAGTGTTTGGACAGGCGTCGCCGGAAGCCTACGAACGATTGCTGCTCGACGTCATGACGGGGGATGCATCGCGATTCATGCGGCGCGATGCCGTCGAAGCCTCGTGGGCTTGGATTACCACGATCTTGGAAGGTTGGCAGCAGCAAGGCTCCCGCCGGCTGCCGGAATACCGGCCCGGGACCTGGGGCCCGGCGGAAGCGGACCGACTGATCGAGGAAGACGGAAGGCTCTGGCGCACGCTCTGA
- a CDS encoding thioredoxin family protein: protein MITDVTDRTFDRLVEEATVPVLVEFWKPGCGSCRALLRQLVGVQEETAGKLLVVKMNVEENHQIPAELEISSLPVLALYRRGRFDRFIGGIGTREALLAQLTTLLDAHGAGDLDS from the coding sequence ATGATCACCGATGTCACGGATCGAACGTTCGATCGCCTGGTGGAAGAAGCGACTGTGCCCGTATTGGTGGAATTCTGGAAGCCCGGTTGCGGAAGCTGTCGTGCCTTGCTGCGCCAGCTCGTCGGAGTGCAGGAGGAAACGGCGGGCAAGCTGCTCGTCGTTAAGATGAATGTGGAGGAGAACCATCAGATCCCAGCCGAGCTGGAGATCTCGTCGCTTCCCGTGCTGGCACTCTATCGAAGGGGCCGATTTGATCGGTTCATCGGCGGGATCGGCACCAGGGAGGCCTTACTCGCGCAGTTGACCACGCTCCTCGATGCGCATGGAGCGGGGGATTTGGACTCCTGA
- a CDS encoding GDSL-type esterase/lipase family protein yields MAQLIICFGDSLTAGFQSPTRTHPTGRDTPYGEFLQGWLGASSQVRVSGNCGELTSEMAMRFRQDVLAHRPGYVVILGGTNDLGWNAKPSDIMRNLLTMYELSRAEQIIPVPVTVPSVRIEDAGGAPDAAAWIEDHLQRRRQLNELILAYAHSKQLIAVDLFTETAEPDTGRLAASYSNDGLHLTTAGYRRFAELLFDRVFQRVCPDAPGRGT; encoded by the coding sequence ATGGCGCAGCTCATCATCTGCTTCGGGGACAGTTTGACGGCTGGATTTCAATCGCCCACCCGCACCCATCCGACCGGACGGGACACGCCGTACGGAGAGTTTCTGCAGGGATGGCTGGGTGCGTCGAGTCAGGTTCGCGTGAGCGGCAACTGCGGAGAGCTGACCAGTGAAATGGCGATGCGATTCCGGCAGGACGTGCTGGCACACCGGCCGGGCTACGTGGTGATCCTTGGCGGCACCAACGATCTCGGATGGAACGCCAAGCCGTCGGACATCATGCGGAATCTGCTCACCATGTACGAACTGTCGCGCGCCGAACAGATCATTCCGGTGCCGGTCACGGTGCCGTCCGTTCGGATCGAGGACGCCGGAGGTGCGCCGGACGCGGCAGCCTGGATCGAAGATCATCTGCAGCGGCGCCGGCAGTTGAACGAGCTGATCCTGGCGTATGCCCACTCCAAACAGCTCATCGCCGTCGATCTGTTTACTGAGACGGCCGAGCCCGACACGGGGCGGCTTGCGGCGTCCTATTCGAACGACGGGCTGCATCTGACGACGGCGGGATATCGGCGGTTCGCCGAGTTGCTGTTCGACCGGGTATTCCAGCGGGTCTGTCCCGATGCTCCGGGGCGCGGCACATGA